The Saccharomyces paradoxus chromosome VIII, complete sequence genome has a window encoding:
- the ETP1 gene encoding Etp1p (similar to YHL010C) has protein sequence MDQFEYNIVLEFESQNLVESAYQIFKSIPKKSKSESIWEESTKSNKDWQDWRVCDWEIDMITDFTNQTSKEEENDLITSQYLGHGIIKLFKLNNADNPLNEKDILTIPGDDTMICILFVPTYFTVHDLLHFYIGDDIVNKQVSNFRILRNQQKGMGFNFTVLIKFRNALDAKNFKEEFNGKSFSRMDPETCHVISIKEIVFQKKLFQRPTANEDFPYLLTDPFTVKKKKAPVKVELPTCPVCLERMDSETTGLVTIPCQHTFHCQCLNKWKNSRCPVCRHSSLRLSRESLLKQAGDSARCATCGSTDNLWICLICGNVGCGRYNSKHAIKHYEETLHCFAMDIRTQRVWDYAGDNYVHRLVQNEVDGKLVEVGGSGDDNNSGTGNSDELQNVVNGNRNKGGGEGSSSNKKDGELAANFLRHREYHLEYVQVLISQLESQREYYELKLQEKNQSASDLLKVESLKKSMEDLKLQFQVTQKEWQKKEMSQKTKLEEDRLVIEGLQANLDHSSKKQEQLEQENKKLVESKQDLEEQVKDLMFYLDSQEKFKDADESVKEGTILVQQPQKAAQASKSKKKRNKNKKPGK, from the coding sequence ATGGATCAATTTGAGTATAACATTGTTTTAGAATTTGAAAGTCAAAATCTGGTTGAATCCGCttatcaaattttcaagagTATTCCAAAAAAGTCTAAATCAGAAAGTATTTGGGAAGAAAGCACTAAAAGTAATAAAGACTGGCAGGATTGGAGAGTCTGTGACTGGGAAATAGACATGATAACCGATTTCACAAATCAAACatcaaaagaagaggaaaatgatTTGATTACTTCACAATACTTGGGCCATGGGATAATAAAGTTATTCAAATTGAACAATGCCGATAATCCTCTCAATGAGAAAGACATTCTGACCATCCCTGGAGATGATACTATGATATGTATCCTGTTCGTTCCAACTTATTTTACCGTTCATGATTTATtgcatttttatattgGTGATGATATTGTTAATAAACAAGTTTCCAACTTTCGTATACTACGAAACCAGCAGAAGGGAATGGGTTTTAACTTTACAGTCCTTATTAAATTCAGGAATGCCCTTGATGCGAAGAATTTCAAGGAAGAGTTCAATGGCAAAAGTTTTAGTAGGATGGATCCAGAAACATGCCATGTGATCTCTATAAAGGAAATagtatttcaaaaaaagcttTTCCAAAGACCTACTGCTAACGAGGACTTCCCTTATCTGCTTACTGATCCATTTActgttaaaaaaaaaaaggcaccAGTAAAAGTCGAACTACCCACATGCCCCGTTTGCCTCGAAAGAATGGATTCAGAAACAACTGGCTTAGTAACAATCCCATGCCAGCACACTTTTCATTGCCAATGCCTAAACAAGTGGAAGAACTCAAGATGTCCGGTGTGTAGACATTCAAGTCTGCGGCTAAGCAGGGAATCATTACTGAAGCAGGCAGGTGATTCTGCACGTTGTGCAACATGCGGCTCCACTGATAATTTGTGGATCTGCTTGATCTGCGGTAATGTTGGATGCGGCCGTTACAATTCCAAGCATGCAATCAAACATTATGAAGAAACTTTACATTGTTTTGCAATGGATATACGAACACAAAGGGTGTGGGATTATGCGGGAGATAATTACGTCCATCGACTAGTGCAAAATGAAGTTGATGGAAAGTTAGTAGAGGTCGGCGGTTCCGGTGATGATAATAACAGTGGTACTGGTAATTCTGATGAACTACAAAATGTCGTTAACGGTAACAGGAATAAAGGTGGTGGTGAAGGATCCAGCtctaataaaaaagatggAGAGCTGGCGGCAAATTTCTTAAGGCATAGGGAATATCATTTAGAATATGTGCAAGTACTAATATCTCAGTTAGAGTCTCAAAGAGAATATTATGAACTGAAATTACAAGAGAAGAATCAAAGTGCGTCTGATCTGTTGAAAGTAGAAAGCCTGAAGAAGTCTATGGAGGATTTAAAACTCCAATTTCAAGTCACTCAGAAGGAGTGGcagaagaaggaaatgtCCCAGAAAACTaaacttgaagaagatagGCTGGTAATCGAAGGCCTGCAAGCGAACCTAGATCACTCATCAAAAAAGCAAGAGCAATTAGAGcaggaaaacaaaaaactGGTAGAATCTAAACAAGATTTGGAAGAGCAAGTCAAGGACCTAATGTTTTACCTAGAttctcaagaaaaatttaaagacGCTGACGAGAGTGTAAAAGAAGGTACTATCTTGGTACAGCAGCCCCAGAAAGCAGCCCAGGCATCTaaaagcaagaagaaacg
- the YAP3 gene encoding Yap3p (Basic leucine zipper (bZIP) transcription factor~similar to YHL009C): MKDKVNAVVMPPSDVDNNTNGFIKFINPQCQEDDFCPENSLFQNDNECIKQQRDILNEQTAPFPILNDQCPTLDLSGSNDDLMLQNEIPLSESTNFQTVQLTPSSGDCSSFAMADNNKNDNDNYTDTNCFSKKKDISPSSRTPSVPHNEDAPEDSKAKKKAQNRAAQKAFRERKEARMKELQDKLLESERNRQSLLKEIEELRKVNTEINAENRLLLRSGNEKFPRDLIDDTDHKYSFPTKDEFFTSMVLEGKLNNKGMYSLKDNEVIMKQNTQYTDEAGRQVLTVPATWEYLYKLSEDRDFDVTYVMSKLQGQECCHTHGPAYPRNLIDFLAEEAALNE, from the coding sequence ATGAAGGATAAGGTTAATGCAGTAGTTATGCCACCTTCCGATGTAGATAATAATACCAACGGGTTCataaaattcatcaatCCTCAATGTCAAGAGGATGACTTTTGTCCCGAGAACtctcttttccaaaacGATAACGAATGTATAAAACAACAGCGTGATATATTAAATGAGCAAACCGCTCCCTTCCCAATTTTAAACGATCAGTGTCCTACTTTGGACCTTAGCGGATCAAATGATGATCTGATGTTACAGAATGAAATACCTCTTTCTGAGAGTACTAATTTCCAAACAGTTCAGTTAACGCCTAGCTCGGGTGACTGCTCTTCCTTTGCGATGGCagataacaataaaaaCGACAATGATAATTATACTGATACAAATTGTTTTTCTAAAAAGAAGGATATTTCTCCAAGTTCGAGAACTCCCTCAGTTCCACATAACGAAGATGCCCCAGAGGACTCtaaagcaaagaaaaaggctCAAAATCGAGCTGCCCAAAAAGCCTTCagagagagaaaagaagccaGAATGAAAGAATTACAAGATAAACTGTTAGAAAGTGAGAGGAACCGCCAAAGtttattgaaagaaattgaggAGCTAAGGAAAGTAAATACTGAAATAAATGCAGAGAATAGGCTGCTACTACGGAGTGGTAATGAAAAGTTCCCAAGGGACCTAATTGATGATACCGATCACAAATATTCTTTCCCCACCaaagatgaatttttcacttctatGGTGCTGGAAGGCAAACTGAATAACAAAGGCATGTATTCACTTAAGGATAATGAAGTAATAATGAAACAAAATACACAGTATACTGACGAAGCAGGAAGACAGGTACTAACAGTCCCCGCTACCTGGGAGTATCTTTACAAACTTTCGGAAGATAGGGACTTTGATGTGACATATGTTATGAGCAAATTACAAGGACAAGAGTGTTGCCATACCCATGGACCCGCGTATCCAAGGAATCTAATTGATTTCCTAGCGGAAGAAGCTGCTTTAAATGAATAA